The Catharus ustulatus isolate bCatUst1 chromosome 16, bCatUst1.pri.v2, whole genome shotgun sequence genome window below encodes:
- the GSPT1 gene encoding eukaryotic peptide chain release factor GTP-binding subunit ERF3A, translated as MEANGSGSGSSSDSAPDCWDQADIEPGSGAGPGCAPPAAEAEAQQELLGAAFSRQLNVNAKPFVPNVHAAEFVPSFLRSGPAPGLPPPSPPPGLPPPPLLGAPVEPSPEEQTASCEGSNAAVNMEISESVVENGETEMSPEESWDHKEEPSEAELGGGPAGDAGPSEESAQEMMEEEEEIPKPKSVVAPPGAPKKEHVNVVFIGHVDAGKSTIGGQIMYLTGMVDKRTLEKYEREAKEKNRETWYLSWALDTNQEERDKGKTVEVGRAYFETEKKHFTILDAPGHKSFVPNMIGGASQADLAVLVISARKGEFETGFEKGGQTREHAMLAKTAGVKHLIVLINKMDDPTVNWSNERYEECKEKLVPFLKKVGFNPKKDIHFMPCSGLTGANLKEQSEFCPWYIGLPFIPYLDNLPNFNRSVDGPIRLPIVDKYKDMGTVVLGKLESGSICKGQQLVMMPNKHNVEVLGILSDDVETDSVAPGENLKIRLKGIEEEEILPGFILCDLNNLCHSGRTFDAQIVIIEHKSIICPGYNAVLHIHTCIEEVEITALICLVDKKTGEKSKTRPRFVKQDQVCIARLRTAGTICLETFKDFPQMGRFTLRDEGKTIAIGKVLKLVPEKD; from the exons ATGGAGGCGAACGGGAGCGGCAGCGGGAGCAGTAGCGACTCGGCTCCCGACTGCTGGGACCAGGCGGACATCGAGCCAGGCAGCGGCGCCGGCCCGGGCTGCGCCCCGCCGGCCGCGGAGGCCGAGGCGCAGCAAGAGCTGCTCGGGGCGGCCTTCAGCCGGCAGCTGAACGTCAACGCCAAGCCCTTCGTGCCCAACGTCCACGCCGCCGAGTTCGTACCGTCCTTCCTGCGGAGCGGCCCGGCGCCCGGCCTGCCGCCGCCCTCGCCCCCGCCCggcctcccgccgccgccgctgctcg gtgCACCTGTAGAGCCTTCTCCAGAGGAGCAGACAGCCTCTTGTGAAG GTTCAAATGCTGCTGTTAACATGGAAATTTCAGAATCTGTTG TGGAAAATGGAGAGACAGAAATGTCCCCAGAAGAGTCATGGGACCACAAAGAAGAACCCagtgaagcagagctgggaggtggtcctgcaggggatgcagggcCTTCTGAAGAGAGCGCTCAGGAAATgatggaagaggaggaggaaatacCAAAACCGAAATCTGTTGTAGCACCTCCAGGTGCTCCTAAAAAAGAGCACGTAAATGTAGTGTTCATTGGACACGTAG atgcTGGCAAGTCAACTATTGGAGGACAAATAAT GTATTTGACAGGAATGGTTGACAAAAGAAcacttgaaaaatatgaaagagaagctaaagaaaaaaacagagaaacatG gTACCTTTCATGGGCCTTAGACACAAACCAAGAAGAACGAGACAAAGGTAAAACAGTAGAAGTGGGACGTGCCTATTTTGAAACGGAGAAGAAACACTTCACTATTTTGGATGCTCCTGGACACAAGAGCTTTGTTCCAAATATGATTGGTGGGGCTTCTCAAGCTGATCTTGCTGTGCTG GttatttctgcaagaaaagGAGAGTTTGAAACTGGATTTGAGAAAGGTGGACAAACAAGAGAACATGCCATGTTAGCAAAAACAGCAGGTGTAAAGCATTTAATAGTTCTTATTAATAAAATGGATGATCCAACTGTAAACTGGAGTAATGAAAG ATATGAGGAATGTAAAGAGAAACTGGTGCCATTTTTGAAGAAAGTTGGCTTCAATCCCAAAAAGGACATTCATTTCATGCCCTGCTCAGGACTGACTGGAGCAAACCTTAAAGAACAGTCAGAATTCTGTCCTTGGTATAT TGGATTACCATTTATTCCATACCTGGATAATTTGCCAAACTTCAACCGTTCAGTTGATGGACCAATCAGGCTGCCAATTGTGGATAAATATAAG GACATGGGCACTGTGGTCCTTGGGAAGCTGGAGTCGGGCTCTATTTGCAAAGGACAACAGCTTGTGATGATGCCAAACAAG caCAATGTGGAAGTTCTTGGAATCCTTTCTGATGATGTAGAAACTGACTCGGTAGCCCCAGGTGAAAATCTAAAGATCAGACTGAAGGGAATTGAAGAGGAAGAGATCCTTCCAGGATTTATTCTCTGTGATCTCAACAACCTTTGTCATTCTGGACGTACATTTGATGCCCAG ATAGTGATAATTGAGCACAAATCCATTATCTGCCCAGGTTATAATGCAGTGCTGCACATCCACACCTGTATTGAAGAAGTTGAGATAACA GCCTTAATCTGCTTGGTAGacaaaaaaacaggagaaaaaagtaAGACACGGCCCCGTTTTGTGAAACAAGATCAAGTCTGCATTGCCCGTTTAAGGACAGCAGGGACGATCTGCCTTGAGACATTCAAAGATTTCCCTCAGATGGGTCGCTTCACCTTAAGGGATGAGG GTAAGACCATTGCAATTGGAAAAGTTCTGAAACTGGTTCCAGAGAAGGACTAA
- the LOC117003906 gene encoding transmembrane protein 238: MAAPGGLGRCVAAFWLALAFDALGLAVLLAGVFADVFFSDLLIYAGGIGIFLSLVWWVFWYAGNLEVPPEELRDDVGLSAPKGRGDTLLRRLVHGFSVRLGAALAPARPAELELQRARGPRGRHAEPGRIC; encoded by the coding sequence ATGGCGGCCCCGGGCGGGCTGGGCCGCTGCGTAGCCGCCTTCTGGCTGGCGCTGGCCTTCGACGCGCTGGGACTGGCGGTGCTGCTGGCCGGCGTGTTCGCCGACGTGTTCTTCTCCGACCTGCTCATCTACGCGGGCGGCATCGGCATCTTCCTCAGCCTCGTCTGGTGGGTGTTCTGGTACGCGGGCAACCTGGAAGTGCCGCCCGAGGAGCTGCGGGACGACGTGGGGCTGTCGGCGCCCAAGGGCCGCGGGGACACGCTGCTGCGGCGACTGGTGCACGGCTTCAGCGTCCGCCTGGGCGCCGCGctcgcccccgcccgccccgccgagctggagctgcagcgcGCCCGCGGCCCCCGCGGCCGCCACGCCGAGCCCGGCAG
- the RSL1D1 gene encoding ribosomal L1 domain-containing protein 1, translated as MASGKERLDRAQVKKAVDALVAFTRSKAKGDALLLNESESIHLLVTVWKVPQVSKVIRIPLPHGIRPETTEICLFTKDEPNLSAEQTENLYKKLLLRNGIRSISRIISYKTLKKEYKMFEAKRRLLNSFDLFLADDRIRRLLPSHLGKHFYERKKAPLSVNLKAKDLAKELEKHVQGTTLPVNNKGCCYTTHIGHTGMKVDEIIENIIAAANVIDNKLPKKWKNVKIVHLKTLKSVALPIFTANISNLDELDKEPSLKKKGVQKAKPKKVKKTGKKLKTRQVTVTTENKAAAATQEPVIKEKVETVQEPGGCDDEEIPQLVPIQTTSSADPKKMEKSPEKGNNLGKKTKTPLGKRKKQTPLGKSKKQALVVETPKSKPELTKECANLQTSSKEKKAKQVSKPKEAIKEKDMKKTPKKPEAKSFATPKAGKSTQSARKSSKPAKQAPKKARVPQSA; from the exons ATGGCGAGCGGGAAGGAGCGGCTGGACCGTGCCCAG GTGAAGAAGGCGGTGGATGCTCTCGTGGCTTTCACCAGAAGCAAGGCCAAGGGAGACGCACTGCTCCTCAACGAGAGCGAGAGCATCCATCTTCTGGTGACGGTGTGGAAGGTCCCGCAGGTGTCGAAAGTCATCAGAAT ACCACTGCCCCATGGCATTCGACCAGAAACAACTGAGATTTGCCTGTTCACAAAGGATGAACCAAATTTATCAGCAGAGCAGACTGAAAACCTGTACAAGAAACTTCTACTCCGGAATGGGATCAGAAGTATTAGCCGG ATCATCTCATACAAAACCCTCAAAAAGGAGTATAAAATGTTTGAAGCGAAGCGGCGCCTCCTCAACAGTTTTGATCTCTTTCTGGCTGATGACCGAATTAGAAGGCTTTTGCCCTCACATCTAGGGAAACACTTctatgaaaggaaaaa GGCACCTTTATCTGTAAACCTGAAAGCCAAAGATCTTGCCAAGGAACTAGAAAAACATGTCCAAGGGACTACACTCCCAGTTAACAACAAAGGGTGCTGTTA TACTACACACATAGGTCACACTGGGATGAAAGTGGATGAGATAATTGAGAATATCATTGCAGCAGCAAACGTGATTGATAACAAGTTACCAAAG aaatggaaaaatgtaaaaattgtTCACCTCAAAACACTTAAATCGGTGGCGCTTCCAATATTTACTGCAAATATCTCCAACCTGGATGAGCTTGATAAAGAGCCTTCTCTCAAGAAAAAGGGAGTACAG AAGGCAAAACCCAAGAAAGTGAAGAAGACAGGTAAAAAACTGAAGACACGTCAAGTCACTGtgacaacagaaaataaagctgctgctgctacccaGGAGCctgtaataaaagaaaaagtagaaacaGTCCAAGAACCAGGTGGTTGTGATGATGAAGAAATTCCACAACTGGTGCCTATACAAACCACGAGCTCAGCTGACCCGAAG aaaatggaaaaaagtccAGAAAAAGGTAACAATTTGGgcaagaaaaccaaaacacccctcggtaagagaaagaaacaaacacccCTCGGTAAGAGCAAGAAACAAGCTCTAGTGGTGGAGACTCCAAAATCAAAACCTGAGCTTACAAAAGAGTGTGCAAACTTGCAGACTTCatcaaaagagaagaaagccaAGCAGGTCAGCAAGCCAAAGgaagcaataaaagaaaaagacatgaaaaagactccaaaaaaacctgaagcaaAGTCTTTTGCAACACCCAAAGCTGGCAAGTCAACACAGTCAGCCAGGAAGTCTTCAAAACCAGCGAAGCAGGCACCCAAAAAGGCGCGTGTGCCGCAGTCGGCGTGA